A window of Panicum virgatum strain AP13 chromosome 8K, P.virgatum_v5, whole genome shotgun sequence contains these coding sequences:
- the LOC120644132 gene encoding dirigent protein 1-like, with translation MAVSLPSVLLAAASLLAAAVYIRSYDTVGTTTTTHLHFFMHDDYTGPRPTAARVVSGRSLLPTSSSDGSDSNDNATATDRSVLTTSPQQFGDVVVLNNALTEGPDGGSARVGTAQGFAVRVSEGGIVSHLTLHMVLDAGEHRGSSVTANGRIDMDAEVRESVVIGGAGKFRFARGYMLTRNYDYDLARGGIVEIDVYVQH, from the coding sequence ATGGCGGTTTCCCTCCCCtccgtcctcctcgccgccgcctccctcctcgccgccgccgtgtacATCCGCAGCTACGACACGGttggcaccaccaccaccacgcacCTCCACTTCTTCATGCACGACGACTACACCGGCCCGCGCCCTACCGCCGCACGGGTCGTGTCCGGCCGCTCCCTCCTGCCAACGTCGTCCAGCGACGGCAGCGACAGCAACGACAACGCCACCGCAACTGATCGGAGCGTGCTGACGACGTCGCCGCAGCAGTTCGGGGACGTGGTGGTGCTGAACAACGCGCTGACGGAGGGGCCGGACGGGGGCAGCGCGCGCGTCGGCACCGCGCAGGGGTTCGCCGTGCGCGTGTCGGAGGGCGGCATCGTGTCGCACCTGACCCTGCACATGGTCCtggacgccggcgagcaccgGGGCAGCTCCGTCACGGCGAACGGCCGGATCGACATGGACGCCGAGGTGCGGGAGTCGGTGGtcatcggcggcgccggcaagTTCCGGTTCGCGCGCGGGTACATGCTCACCAGGAACTACGACTACGACCTCGCGCGCGGCGGCATCGTCGAGATCGACGTCTACGTGCAGCACTAG